A window from Candidatus Rokuibacteriota bacterium encodes these proteins:
- a CDS encoding ABC transporter permease, translated as MIEFLARRLLVLIPVLFFMSVIVFGVLRLIPGDPVDVMMGADQVDAQTRQALRHELGLDLSLPHQYLRWVGRVVRGDLGRSVRSRESVVALIADKLPKTLLLTAASSLVALVVALPLGILAAVRRNTGADYAAMVFALLGVSVPNFFLGILLVLAFAVGLGWLPSQGYASVVMQPVQALQYLLLPALTLGLAMAGVVTRMVRSSVLEAIGQDYVRTARAKGLSERGVVWKHALKNALIPTVTVVGLQFGTLLGGAVVVEQVFSWPGIGWLVVQSIFARDYPVVQGVTLVVGVLFVVINTTVDVMYSVLDPRVRVA; from the coding sequence ATGATCGAGTTCCTGGCGCGCCGCCTCCTCGTGCTGATCCCGGTGCTCTTCTTCATGTCCGTCATCGTCTTCGGGGTGCTGCGCCTCATCCCCGGCGACCCGGTGGACGTCATGATGGGCGCCGACCAGGTGGACGCCCAGACGCGGCAGGCCCTCCGCCACGAGCTCGGCCTCGACCTGAGCCTGCCGCACCAGTATCTCCGGTGGGTCGGACGGGTGGTGCGCGGCGATCTCGGCCGGTCGGTGCGGAGCCGCGAGAGCGTCGTCGCGCTCATCGCCGACAAGCTGCCGAAGACCCTGCTGCTGACCGCCGCGAGCTCGCTGGTGGCGCTGGTGGTGGCCCTGCCGCTCGGCATCCTGGCCGCCGTCCGCCGCAACACCGGCGCCGACTATGCCGCGATGGTCTTCGCGCTCCTCGGCGTCTCCGTTCCAAACTTCTTTCTCGGCATCCTCCTCGTCCTCGCCTTCGCCGTCGGGCTCGGGTGGCTGCCGTCCCAGGGGTACGCGAGTGTGGTCATGCAGCCGGTGCAGGCGCTGCAGTACCTCCTTCTGCCCGCCCTCACCCTCGGCCTCGCCATGGCCGGCGTCGTGACGCGCATGGTCCGCTCGTCGGTGCTCGAGGCCATCGGGCAGGACTATGTGCGGACGGCCCGAGCCAAGGGCCTCAGCGAGCGCGGCGTCGTGTGGAAGCACGCGCTCAAGAACGCGCTGATCCCCACCGTCACCGTGGTCGGGCTTCAGTTCGGGACCCTCCTGGGCGGGGCGGTGGTCGTCGAGCAGGTCTTCTCCTGGCCGGGAATCGGCTGGCTGGTCGTCCAGTCGATCTTCGCGCGGGACTACCCGGTGGTGCAGGGGGTCACCCTGGTCGTCGGGGTGCTCTTCGTCGTGATCAACACGACGGTCGATGTGATGTACTCGGTCCTCGATCCGCGGGTCCGTGTCGCGTGA